In Granulicella mallensis MP5ACTX8, the sequence CCGCGCGCGATCGTTCAACGAACCCGCCTGCTTCACATGCGTTCCCAGCACCTGTCTCAACGCTGCATGTAAAAGATGAGTGCCGGTATGGTTGCGCATCACCGCCGCGCGCACCTCGCCGTTCACGACCGTATCCACCGTATCGCCAACAGCAATCGACTGCTTCACCGTCACTGCGTGTGCGAACACACCCTGCACCGGCTTCTTGCAGCCCGACACCTCAGCAACAACAGTGTTGTGATCGGCCGAGTACAGCCAGCCCACATCCCCCACCTGTCCGCCGGAGTCCGCATAGAAGCTGGTCGCATCGAGCACGACCTCGCCTGTCTCTCCCGGCTTCAATTCATTGACGCCAACGCCGTCCTTCACCAGCGCGATCACCTTCGCGCCATCGACACGCAGCGAGGTGTAGCCCTCAAACTCGGTCTTCGCCAGCTCGCGATACACCGGCGATGCCGACTTCTGCGATCCGCCCTTCCATGAAGCGCGAGCCCGCTGCTGCTCCTCTTCCTTTGCAGCTTCGAAACCGGCCATATCAAACTCAATGCCCGCATCCCGCGCCGCATCGACCATGAAATCCAACGGCATGCCGAAGGTTTCGTAAAGATGAAAGGCCTGCGATCCCGAACGCAGCGTCTCTTCGTTCATCTGCCGCAGCCCAAGCTCCAGCGTGCGCGCAAACTGCTGCTCTTCCGCGAGCACTACCTTCGCCACACGTTCCGCAGAATCCTTCAGCTCCGGATAGGCCTCGCCCATCTCATCGCGTACCGCCAGCACCATCTCGTGCATGAACGGCTTCTCCTGCCCCAGCAGGCGTCCATGCCGAATCCCGCGCCGCAGAATCTTGCGCAGCACATAACCGCGTCCCTCGTTCGCAGGCAGCACACCATCCGAGATCAAAAACGTCGACGCCCGCGCATGGTCCGCAATAATCCTGAGCGAAGCCGCACCCTTCTCATCGCTCACCGCCAACTGCTCGATACTCGCCTCTCGTAACTCGGAACTCTGAGCGAAGTTCGTCAGCTTCACCGCAGCCGCCAGCAACGGCGTAAACAGATCGCTCTCGTAGTTCGACAGCTTCCCCTGCAGCACGCAAGCGACGCGTTCCAACCCCATGCCCGTATCGATCGAAGGCTTGGGCAGGGGCGTCAGGACGCCATCAGAACTGCGGTCGAACTGCATGAAGACGAGATTCCAGATCTCCATGTAGCGCTGATCGTCTTCGCCAAACGGCTTGTCCTCGCCTGTCTCCGAAGCCGCCAGACCGAGGTCGTAATAGATCTCCGAGCAAGGACCGCAGGGACCGGTATCGCCCATCGCCCAGAAGTTGTCCTTCGCACCAAGCTCATAGATGCGATCTTTGGGGACGCCAGCTTCCAGCCAGAACTGCTCAGCCTCATTGTCGCGAGGCACTGCCGCATCGCCCTCGAAGATCGTCACGTACAGCTTCGATTTGTCGATTCCGAACCAGTCCTCCGAGGTCAGCAGCTCCCACGCGTACTTGATCGCATCGCGCTTGAAGTAGTCGCCAAAGGAGAAGTTACCGAGCATCTCGAAGAAGGTATGGTGCCGCCGCGTAAAGCCGACATTTTCAAGGTCGTTATGTTTTCCGCCCGCCCGCACGCACTTCTGCGAAGAGGCAGCCCGCGAGTAATCGCGCGTCTCCGCGCCAAGGAAGACGTCCTTGAACTGGTTCATGCCCGCATTGGTAAACAGCAGGGTGGGGTCGTTGGCCGGGACCAGCGAGGAAGAGTGCACACGGCGGTGCCCCTTCTCTTCA encodes:
- the alaS gene encoding alanine--tRNA ligase, giving the protein MRNLSGNQIREEFLRFFEEKGHRRVHSSSLVPANDPTLLFTNAGMNQFKDVFLGAETRDYSRAASSQKCVRAGGKHNDLENVGFTRRHHTFFEMLGNFSFGDYFKRDAIKYAWELLTSEDWFGIDKSKLYVTIFEGDAAVPRDNEAEQFWLEAGVPKDRIYELGAKDNFWAMGDTGPCGPCSEIYYDLGLAASETGEDKPFGEDDQRYMEIWNLVFMQFDRSSDGVLTPLPKPSIDTGMGLERVACVLQGKLSNYESDLFTPLLAAAVKLTNFAQSSELREASIEQLAVSDEKGAASLRIIADHARASTFLISDGVLPANEGRGYVLRKILRRGIRHGRLLGQEKPFMHEMVLAVRDEMGEAYPELKDSAERVAKVVLAEEQQFARTLELGLRQMNEETLRSGSQAFHLYETFGMPLDFMVDAARDAGIEFDMAGFEAAKEEEQQRARASWKGGSQKSASPVYRELAKTEFEGYTSLRVDGAKVIALVKDGVGVNELKPGETGEVVLDATSFYADSGGQVGDVGWLYSADHNTVVAEVSGCKKPVQGVFAHAVTVKQSIAVGDTVDTVVNGEVRAAVMRNHTGTHLLHAALRQVLGTHVKQAGSLNDRARLRFDFSHFTGVADEELQEVEDIVNRQVLANTLVQTLVDVPIDVAVHELGAMALFGEKYGERVRVVKIGDFSTELCGGTHIAATGEIGLVKLVGEGAVASGVRRVEAVTGTGSLAVFRRDADVAKVAAQFGAGDADSLRARVAAQDDEMKKLRRELEQMRMKSASAATADAASSAVEVKGVKVLAQRVDALDKSQMRNLVDELRGKLGSGVVVLGAATEGRVSLIVGVTKDLIGKVQAGKIVGQIAAKVGGKGGGRPDLAEAGGSDVAALDGALASAAGVVGELLG